A region of Thermococcus barossii DNA encodes the following proteins:
- the gcvPA gene encoding aminomethyl-transferring glycine dehydrogenase subunit GcvPA, whose product MGRHYLPNAAHKEELAKEIGFTSVEDLFSDVPKGMVKEFNLPEGKSEYEVFLELNSVLSMNRTVLEMPSFLGAGTYFHYVPAHVKYLIERSEFLTAYTPYQPEISQGMLQALFEYQSLIAELVGLPIVNASMYDWGTAMAEAALMSARVKKKSKFVVPKALSPEKKRVLHTYTAGPGVEIDYVDWNERGQVDIEKLKEAVDGAAGVYVEVPNFFGLLEEEIAAIGEIAHDAGALFVVGVDPTVLGLVEAPGELGADIVVGEAAYFGNPMNFGGPRAGIFAVRNDKKLIRQMPGRIIGMTKDADGKRAFVMTLQTREQHIRRAKATSNICSNEALVAVAAAIHLATLGPRGLTELGEVILKNTAYLKKRLSEVAEIPFEGINFKDILVRFEKSYDEIHGKLLERNIHGGYYVGEHFPELGESALFAATETTRKEWVDALIEALKEVA is encoded by the coding sequence ATGGGAAGGCATTACCTCCCCAACGCTGCGCATAAGGAAGAACTTGCCAAGGAAATTGGTTTCACCTCCGTTGAAGACCTCTTCTCCGACGTTCCCAAGGGCATGGTCAAGGAGTTCAACCTTCCGGAGGGCAAGAGCGAATACGAGGTTTTTCTCGAACTCAACTCGGTTCTCTCTATGAACAGAACCGTCCTTGAGATGCCCAGCTTCCTCGGAGCCGGGACGTACTTCCACTACGTTCCAGCCCACGTGAAGTACCTCATCGAGAGGAGCGAGTTCCTGACCGCTTACACCCCCTACCAGCCGGAGATAAGCCAGGGGATGCTCCAGGCCCTCTTTGAATACCAGAGCCTCATAGCTGAGCTCGTCGGCCTTCCGATAGTTAACGCCTCAATGTACGACTGGGGAACGGCCATGGCGGAGGCGGCCCTGATGAGCGCCAGGGTCAAGAAGAAGAGCAAGTTCGTTGTGCCAAAGGCCCTCAGTCCTGAAAAGAAGAGGGTCCTGCACACCTACACCGCGGGCCCGGGAGTTGAGATAGACTACGTGGACTGGAACGAAAGGGGGCAGGTGGACATCGAGAAACTTAAGGAAGCCGTTGACGGCGCCGCCGGGGTGTACGTGGAGGTTCCAAACTTCTTCGGTTTGCTTGAGGAGGAAATCGCAGCCATCGGCGAAATAGCCCACGACGCTGGGGCTCTCTTCGTGGTAGGCGTTGACCCAACTGTTCTGGGTCTGGTGGAGGCGCCCGGAGAACTTGGAGCCGACATCGTCGTAGGCGAGGCCGCCTACTTCGGCAACCCTATGAACTTCGGCGGCCCGAGGGCGGGGATATTTGCAGTCAGGAACGACAAAAAGCTCATACGCCAGATGCCCGGAAGGATAATCGGAATGACGAAAGATGCAGACGGGAAGAGGGCCTTCGTCATGACACTCCAGACCAGGGAGCAGCACATAAGGCGCGCAAAAGCGACTTCAAACATCTGCTCGAACGAGGCCCTGGTTGCCGTCGCCGCCGCGATACACCTCGCGACCCTCGGCCCGAGGGGCCTGACCGAGCTCGGAGAGGTCATACTCAAGAACACCGCCTACCTCAAGAAGAGGCTTTCAGAGGTCGCTGAGATTCCTTTCGAGGGAATCAACTTCAAGGATATCCTGGTCAGGTTCGAGAAGTCCTACGACGAGATACACGGGAAGCTGCTTGAGAGAAACATTCACGGTGGCTACTACGTGGGGGAGCACTTCCCGGAGCTGGGAGAGAGTGCCCTCTTTGCCGCAACCGAAACAACGAGGAAAGAATGGGTCGATGCCCTCATAGAGGCCCTCAAGGAGGTGGCCTGA
- a CDS encoding HAD family hydrolase, which yields MIIAFDFDGTLADTYSCIEEAFKRALEKRYRWLPFKGFWAKALTKLENYFERPTFGKHKKTSKPPFFLRTKFFETWFEERAKLSKPIDDAPEVLKRLKEEGHTVISFSAEDFIDGMKVRRLKQMGIYDLFDDVIVFGREMTIDEAFRFVRQKYGDEIFVWVDDKPWRFIGHGDENTEYVWYYFPFSARFVEKNRERLALIPHLHVIRDLWSIFDVIERIKQERSA from the coding sequence ATGATAATAGCCTTCGACTTCGACGGCACACTGGCGGACACGTACTCCTGCATCGAGGAAGCCTTCAAGCGGGCCCTTGAGAAGCGCTACCGCTGGCTGCCGTTCAAGGGCTTCTGGGCCAAGGCCCTCACAAAGCTGGAGAACTACTTCGAGAGGCCCACGTTCGGGAAGCACAAGAAGACGTCAAAGCCCCCGTTCTTCCTGCGCACAAAGTTCTTTGAGACGTGGTTCGAGGAGAGGGCCAAGCTCTCGAAGCCGATAGACGATGCTCCGGAAGTCCTCAAAAGGCTCAAGGAGGAAGGTCACACGGTCATTTCCTTCTCGGCAGAGGACTTCATCGACGGTATGAAAGTAAGACGGCTGAAGCAGATGGGCATCTATGACCTCTTTGACGACGTTATAGTCTTCGGCCGCGAGATGACCATAGATGAGGCCTTCAGGTTCGTTCGCCAGAAGTACGGTGACGAGATATTCGTCTGGGTGGATGACAAACCCTGGCGATTCATAGGGCATGGCGATGAGAACACGGAGTACGTCTGGTACTACTTCCCCTTCAGTGCGAGGTTCGTTGAGAAGAACCGTGAAAGGCTCGCCCTGATTCCACACCTCCACGTGATAAGGGATCTGTGGAGCATATTCGACGTTATAGAAAGAATAAAGCAGGAGCGCTCAGCCTGA